One Chanodichthys erythropterus isolate Z2021 chromosome 22, ASM2448905v1, whole genome shotgun sequence DNA window includes the following coding sequences:
- the si:dkey-247m21.3 gene encoding 5-hydroxytryptamine receptor 4, producing MATASDSADDAVDPVVSKHTSRITLSIVLVTIIILTALGNLLVMVALCKDRQLRKKKTNFFIVSLAFADLLVALVVMPLAAIELTTGQWSYGETFCLIRTSLDVLLTTASILHLCCIALDRYYAICCQPLVYNNKMTPVRVSMMLVGCWVIPFFISFLPIMQSWNTIGIESFIEQRKFNSSRNSTCVFMVNRPYALVCSAVAFYVPLVLMVLAYQRIYVTAMSHARRIGSLHRAGSAPSSTYPNHDQHGSSRIRNETKAAKTLAVIMGCFCLCWAPFFITNVVDPFINYSVPWQMWTAWLWLGYINSGLNPFLYAFLNRAFRRAFLMILCCGDDHYARQEGFSPSRRHSESVNGTSISLRLSFLQNRRYSDNSNRFLSSELESQESVGAS from the exons CGCAGTGGATCCAGTCGTGTCTAAACACACTTCGAGGATCACACTGTCTATTGTCCTGGTGACCATCATTATACTGACTGCGCTTGGTAATTTGCTTGTGATGGTGGCTCTTTGTAAAGACAGACAGCTAAG AAAGAAGAAGACCAACTTCTTCATCGTATCCCTGGCATTTGCAGACCTTCTAGTTGCCCTTGTTGTGATGCCCCTGGCAGCCATAGAGTTGACCACAGGTCAATGGAGTTATGGAGAGACGTTCTGTTTGATCCGTACCTCACTGGACGTGCTGCTAACCACAGCATCTATTCTGCATCTGTGCTGCATTGCACTAGACAG GTACTATGCGATTTGCTGTCAGCCTCTGGTCTACAATAACAAGATGACACCTGTGAGAGTCTCAATGATGCTGGTTGGATGTTGGGTCATCCCCTTTTTCATCTCCTTCCTTCCCATCATGCAAAGCTGGAATACCATTGGAATCGAGAGCTTT ATCGAACAAAGAAAATTCAACTCTTCCCGTAATTCAACTTGTGTGTTCATGGTGAACCGACCCTATGCCCTGGTGTGTTCGGCCGTAGCTTTCTATGTGCCTCTGGTGCTGATGGTTCTTGCCTATCAGCGAATCTACGTCACCGCTATGAGTCATGCTCGGCGAATCGGCTCGCTGCATCGGGCCGGCTCGGCCCCTTCTTCAACTTACCCTAACCATGACCAACATGGCTCCAGTCGCATTAGGAATGAAACCAAGGCGGCCAAGACGCTGGCTGTCATCATGGGCTGCTTTTGTCTATGCTGGGCACCCTTCTTCATCACCAACGTGGTGGATCCCTTCATTAATTACAGCGTGCCCTGGCAGATGTGGACTGCTTGGCTCTGGTTGGGTTACATCAACTCGGGCTTGAACCCGTTCCTCTATGCTTTCCTGAACCGGGCTTTTCGAAGAGCCTTCCTTATGATCCTGTGCTGTGGGGATGATCACTATGCCCGGCAGGAGGGCTTTAGTCCGAGCAGACGGCACTCAGAGTCTGTCAATGGAACCTCCATTTCTCTCAG ATTATCATTTCTTCAAAACCGAAGATACAGCGACAATTCCAACCGATTTCTGTCGAGTGAGCTGGAATCACAGGAGTCTGTTGGTGCATCATAG
- the zgc:86764 gene encoding protein regulator of cytokinesis 1 — protein MSCRRSEALAFSLVTEINHAMARLVDIWDSIGIMEDQRVERMQTVKKHIDGLLQSMIMEEEALRRRIRADIITSQKQLETLSLELSVEPYKLEEDLTVLQMEKNLRCRVESLLKEKNERLKELSDLKKQDEELCVTLCSTPYYIPSGSVPSQTQLQELQEHVEKLSKEKENRVKIFSGLREDIRTLMDEMGHEPESSLERESICPDTDIFLLTHDNIKALTLLLSQLEMKKESLISARDKLKERATSLWNRLSCPEPEGEVFREAVMSTLSDDIRRWRDFVEHLEELQMAQLEEVVDKVRQELVILWDKCMFGPEQREPFTVHFCDNHYTEELLALHDTELLKTKAFYEAAQPILEDLEKWKRNWALFQEFERKAADPNRFSNRGGSLLKESKDRAKVQKLLPKLEEEMRGRVEEWEKNKGSSFLVQGQRIMDYIASQWEEHRLQKDKEKNERMTKKTETSLFKTPTKRALGATYTTPTPNKIKKTPNQLAPRTATVNSISSASSSSSSSSSTTFLCVPGRPQLSAKRSKTTEASSGLRVPLQEFNSDKKPIPMSYSAFTSELSRKANSDGFLNSTVKDML, from the exons ATGTCTTGTCGAAGAAG TGAGGCTCTGGCATTCTCTCTTGTGACTGAGATCAATCATGCAATGGCCAGGCTTGTGGACATATGGGACAGCATCGGCATCATGGAGGACCAGAGGGTGGAGCGAATGCAGACTGTGAAAAAGCATATAGAT GGGCTTTTGCAATCCATGATCATGGAGGAAGAGGCCTTAAGACGTCGCATCAGAGCTGATATCATTACCTCCCAGAAACAGTTGGAAACGCTGTCCTTGGAACTGTCAGTGGAACCGTACAAA TTGGAGGAAGATCTTACAGTTCTCCAGATGGAGAAGAACCTGCGGTGCCGTGTTGAGTCTCTTCTGAAGGAGAAGAATGAGCGTTTAAAAGAGTTGAGCGATTTGAAGAAGCAGGACGAGGAGTTGTGCGTGACCCTGTGCTCTACCCCGTACTACATTCCTTCGGGAAGTGTGCCCTCTCAAACCCAGCTGCAGGAACTCCAGGAGCATGTTGAGAAACTCAGCAAAGAAAAA GAGAACAGGGTGAAGATATTCTCTGGGCTCAGGGAGGACATCAGGACTCTAATGGACGAGATGGGACATGAACCAGAGAGCAGTCTAGAACGGGAGTCCATCTGCCCAGACACTGACATTTTTCTGCTCACACATGACAATATCAAAGCCTTGACACTGCTGCTCAGCCAG CTTGAAATGAAGAAGGAATCCTTGATTTCAGCTCGAGACAAACTCAAAGAGCGAGCCACGAGCCTGTGGAATCGTCTGAGTTGTCCTGAGCCGGAAGGCGAGGTGTTCCGAGAGGCTGTGATGAGCACTCTCTCTGATGATATCAGACGG TGGCGGGACTTTGTGGAACATCTGGAGGAATTGCAGATGGCTCAGCTGGAGGAAGTGGTTGATAAGGTCCGACAGGAGCTTGTGATTCTCTGGGACAAATGCATGTTTGGACCAGAACAGAGAGAGCCGTTCACTGTTCACTTCTGTGATA ATCACTACACAGAGGAGCTGCTGGCCCTCCATGACACAGAGCTTCTGAAAACGAAGGCTTTCTATGAAGCAGCACAGCCCATACTGGAGGACCTGGAGAAATGGAAGAGGAACTGGGCTCTCTTTCAAGAGTTTGAG AGAAAGGCTGCGGATCCAAATCGCTTCAGTAACAGAGGAGGGTCTCTGCTCAAAGAGAGTAAGGACAGGGCAAAAGTGCAGAAACTGCTCCCAAAG CTGGAAGAGGAGATGAGAGGCCGTGTAGAAGAATGGGAAAAGAATAAGGGGTCTTCCTTCCTCGTGCAAGGTCAAAGGATCATGGATTATATCGCCAGCCAGTGGGAAGAGCATCGCTTGCAGAAAGATAAGGAGAAGAATGAACGG ATGACAAAGAAAACTGAAACCTCTCTGTTTAAAACTCCAACAAAGAGAGCCCTTGGAGCGACATACACCACCCCCACCCCtaacaaaattaaaaag ACGCCCAATCAGCTGGCACCCCGCACTGCAACCGTTAACAGTATCAGTAGCGCCAGCAGCAGTAGCAGTAGCAGCTCATCCACCACGTTTCTTTGTGTGCCAGGAAGGCCTCAACTCTCTGCCAAG AGGAGCAAAACTACAGAGGCCAGCTCTGGCCTGCGTGTGCCACTGCAGGAGTTCAACAGTGACAAGAAACCCATTCCCATGAGCTACTCAGCCTTTACT AGCGAGCTCTCCAGGAAAGCCAACAGTGATGGTTTTCTCAATTCCACCGTTAAAGACATGCTTTGA
- the slc26a1 gene encoding sulfate anion transporter 1: MGPSSLEVMEELNSLTVSPLKRRVRQRRRIREIIKTKLQRNLSCSGPKVKRTLTGFFPVVKWLPKYKLKEYIWGDLMSGLIIGIILIPQAIAYCLLAGLDPIYGLYTSFFANIIYFFMGTSRHVSVGIFSLMSLMIGQVVDREVYLAGFDLNEVGTKNAFGLNGTGETNTTVVNLKIMALNMECGKECYAISIATALTFLAGVYQVMMAVLRLGFVSVYLSAPMLDGFATGASCTILTVQAKYLLGLKIPRHQGYGTVVVTWINIFKNIHKTNFCDLITSAICILVLVAGKEIQDRYKDRLKIPLPTELVVVAVATIVSHFADLNGQFSSSISGAIPTGFIPPKVPSVELMPRVAYDAIPLAVISFAFTVSLSEMFAKKNGYTVRPNQEMIAIGFCNIIPSFFHSFTTSAALAKTMVKDSTGCQTQVSSVVSALVVLLVLLFFAPFFYALQKCVLASIIIISLRGALRKFLDVPKQWRESKIEAVVWLVTMSSTALISVELGLLIGVVFSMICVVVQTQNPKASLLGQIEQTNDYEDMEEYDNLSPVPKVKIFRFQAPLFYANKDFFLKSLYKATDLEPFLEITRRRKLEKKAREKAAKKTDSVDQTNGDVSVSLISKDFDFHTIILDCSCISIIDTTGVSTFKTVLKDYKEVGINVILACCNTTVIDSLRRGSFFGAGDKDMEILSFHTIHSAVRFATGTTQPVHDSSV, encoded by the exons ATGGGTCCCTCATCACTGGAAGTCATGGAGGAACTAAACTCTCTGACTGTGAGCCCACTAAAGCGCAGAGTACGACAGAGGAGAAGGATTCGTGAGATTATCAAGACCAAGTTGCAGCGAAACCTCTCCTGCTCAGGACCTAAAGTGAAGAGGACTCTAACAGGCTTCTTCCCCGTAGTTAAATGGCTTCCAAAGTACAAGCTAAAGGAATATATATGGGGAGATCTGATGTCAGGGCTCATAATTGGCATAATACTGATCCCTCAAGCCATTGCGTACTGCCTGCTGGCCGGTTTGGATCCTATATATGGCTTGTACACATCGTTTTTTGCAAATATCATATACTTTTTCATGGGGACGTCAAGACATGTTTCTGTGGGTATCTTCAGCCTCATGAGTCTGATGATTGGACAAGTTGTCGACCGAGAGGTCTACCTTGCAGGCTTTGATTTGAATGAAGTCGGTACGAAAAATGCATTTGGGTTAAACGGCACTGGGGAAACCAACACCACTGTCGTCAACTTGAAGATCATGGCACTGAATATGGAATGTGGAAAAGAATGCTACGCCATTAGCATCGCCACAGCTTTAACATTTCTCGCTGGAGTCTACCAG GTGATGATGGCTGTTCTCAGGCTGGGGTTTGTCTCCGTTTATCTCTCTGCTCCTATGCTCGATGGTTTTGCCACTGGGGCATCTTGCACTATCCTCACCGTCCAGGCAAAGTACCTCCTTGGCCTTAAGATCCCTCGACACCAAGGCTACGGCACAGTGGTGGTCACTTGGATCAACATCTTCAAGAACATCCACAAAACCAACTTCTGTGACTTAATAACAAGTGCCATTTGCATTTTAGTGCTGGTTGCAGGAAAGGAGATCCAGGATCGCTACAAAGACCGGTTGAAGATACCACTTCCCACAGAGCTGGTGGTAGTGGCAGTTGCTACGATAGTTTCTCATTTTGCTGATCTAAATGGACAGTTTAGCTCCAGTATCTCAGGTGCCATTCCAACTGGTTTCATTCCTCCAAAGGTACCCAGCGTTGAACTGATGCCCCGGGTAGCATATGATGCCATTCCATTAGCTGTCATCAGTTTTGCATTTACTGTTTCTCTATCTGAGATGTTTGCCAAAAAGAACGGCTACACGGTTAGACCCAACCAGGAAATGATAGCAATTGGGTTCTGCAATATAATTCCTTCATTTTTCCATTCTTTCACTACAAGTGCTGCCCTTGCGAAAACTATGGTGAAGGACTCAACAGGTTGCCAGACTCAGGTCTCCAGCGTAGTGAGTGCCTTAGTTGTTCTTCTAGTCCTCCTCTTCTTTGCACCATTTTTCTATGCCCTGCAGAAATGTGTCCTTGCCTCCATTATCATCATCAGTCTGCGGGGCGCCCTGCGCAAATTTCTAGACGTCCCTAAGCAATGGCGTGAGAGCAAGATTGAGGCAGTTGTCTGGTTGGTGACCATGAGCTCAACTGCTTTAATTAGCGTGGAGCTTGGATTGCTGATCGGGGTGGTCTTCTCTATGATCTGTGTGGTGGTCCAGACTCAGAATCCTAAAGCTTCATTACTGGGACAAATTGAACAAACCAATGACTATGAGGACATGGAAGAATATGATAATCTTTCACCTGTTCCAAAAGTGAAGATCTTTCGTTTTCAGGCACCTCTTTTCTACGCCAACAAAGACttctttttaaaatctttatataaAGCAACTGATCTTGAGCCATTCCTTGAAATTACCCGCAGACGAAAATTGGAGAAAAAAGCTAGAGAAAAGGCAGCGAAGAAGACTGATAGCGTAGATCAAACAAATGGAGATGTAAGTGTAAGCTTGATTTCCAAAGACTTTGATTTTCATACTATCATCTTGGATTGCTCCTGCATCTCCATAATAGACACAACTGGAGTAAGTACCTTCAAAACAGTTTTAAAAGACTATAAAGAAGTCGGCATCAATGTAATTCTAGCTTGCTGCAACACAACAGTAATAGATTCTTTAAGGAGAGGCTCCTTCTTTGGGGCTGGTGACAAAGACATGGAAATACTGTCATTTCATACCATCCATAGTGCTGTTCGTTTTGCTACTGGTACGACACAACCGGTTCATGACTCATCTGTGTAA